One part of the Ovis canadensis isolate MfBH-ARS-UI-01 breed Bighorn chromosome 8, ARS-UI_OviCan_v2, whole genome shotgun sequence genome encodes these proteins:
- the LOC138444950 gene encoding UL16-binding protein 3-like, whose product MGWTTDSEAHLSVAALLLLLSLRFCPARGDPHSLSNNVTIDPRPRDGQPWCEVQGEVDQKVFVSCDFGKGSGPLTLQARMKCCREDSGHISASWEFGFKGQPWLPFNLDDGPCTVHHAGGRRMKRNRENDRAVTDCFKKVCKRACRLCHQASLVCWENTMASPTTGPPTVKSSATAIKHITWILPVLLTSFIITVLLGCPFQEQETVLPGSVTSALSAFLLLFTLDPGDQAP is encoded by the exons ATGGGCTGGACCACTGACTCTGAAGCGCATCTTAGTGTGGCTGCCCTGCTTCTTCTCCTGTCTCTCCGGTTCTGCCCGGCGCGAGGCG ACCCTCATTCTCTTTCCAATAATGTCACCATCGATCCTCGGCCCAGAGATGGTCAGCCATGGTGTGAGGTTCAAGGAGAAGTTGATCAAAAGGTCTTTGTCTCCTGTGATTTTGGTAAAG GGTCAGGCCCTCTCACCCTGCAGGCCAGGATGAAATGCTGTAGAGAAGACAGCGGACACATCAGTGCATCCTGGGAGTTTGGCTTCAAAGGACAACCATGGCTGCCCTTTAATTTGGACGATGGACCCTGTACAGTGCATCATGCTGGAGGGAGACGGATGAAAAGGAACAGGGAGAATGACAGAGCTGTGACCGACTGCTTCAAGAAGGTCTGCAAGAGAGCCTGCCGGCTCTGtcatcaggcttccttggtgtgCTGGGAGAACACCATGG CATCACCGACCACGGGCCCCCCTACAGTGAAGTCCTCGGCCACAGCCATCAAGCACATCACCTGGATCCTCCCCGTGCTCCTCACCAGTTTCATCATAACTGTCCTCCTGGGCTGTCCTTTCCAGGAGCAG gAGACGGTGCTCCCAGGAAGTGTGACAAGTGCTCTGTCGGCCTTTCTCCTGCTCTTCACTTTAGATCCAGGAGATCAGGCCCCATGA